The following proteins come from a genomic window of Thermoanaerobaculia bacterium:
- a CDS encoding DUF885 domain-containing protein, whose protein sequence is MIRSRSLLFAPLLLVTSLPLVAAESPGWVERSNVNTKLLLDVQAKYGPEGAARIGVDGFDEAVSQFPLDLNERLVRDVEGAIATLRQRLAAEKDGDVRQDLEILIQAAEDNVRGTRLSEKYDLPYFNVHAQIFGGLRALLDDRVPAERRQAALARLRKYAGLEPGFT, encoded by the coding sequence ATGATCCGTTCCCGCAGCCTCCTGTTCGCCCCGCTTCTTCTGGTCACATCCCTGCCGCTCGTCGCGGCGGAAAGCCCTGGCTGGGTGGAGCGCAGCAACGTCAACACCAAGCTCCTGCTCGACGTGCAGGCGAAATATGGGCCCGAGGGCGCGGCGCGCATCGGCGTCGACGGTTTCGACGAGGCGGTCAGCCAGTTCCCGCTCGACCTCAACGAGCGGCTCGTGCGCGACGTCGAGGGGGCGATCGCGACGCTGCGCCAGCGGCTCGCCGCCGAGAAGGACGGCGACGTCCGGCAGGATCTGGAGATCCTGATCCAGGCGGCCGAGGACAACGTGCGCGGCACCCGCCTCTCGGAGAAGTACGACCTGCCTTACTTCAACGTCCATGCCCAGATCTTCGGCGGCCTGCGCGCGCTGCTCGACGACCGGGTTCCGGCCGAGCGGCGCCAGGCGGCGCTGGCGCGCCTGAGGAAGTACGCCGGCCTCGAGCCTGGCTTCACGC